The following proteins come from a genomic window of Daphnia carinata strain CSIRO-1 chromosome 8, CSIRO_AGI_Dcar_HiC_V3, whole genome shotgun sequence:
- the LOC130704032 gene encoding unextended protein-like — protein MDSVRCKERWEYIMTCIPSTDMDTAGTVLTVLLLLLLNFPLGTESLAVTRNRSSRSVSRTSLLLDEPTLQVATNNDDDSFVYKVVDSSSSEATTQQLPLTASRPPNNSNYYYSVRSAFIAGLRVEDADKGVSYDANGTPIVQAGKPVTVRLFGDDFNQDSQFRFVVTARQRGDDCDDLPFFAAVNVTKNSLTSFSALIAFRLPSLSGLVHYASDSNETEEAPAFYVCSMAMAFDGRVHWIHQGKEPGVKLRTYEKLLPLWFQVLIIAVLLSLSGLFSGLNLGLMALDRTDLKIYENTGSDNEKRYARAITPVRNHGNYLLCTLLLGNVLVNSSLTILLDDLTSGIIAIVGSTMGIVIFGEIVPQAICSRHGLAVGAHTVWITKFFMLLTFPLSYPISLILNLILGEEIGAYYNRERLKELIKVTNDYHDLEKEEINIISGALELRKKTVGNIMTRLDDIFMLNYESVLDFETVSEILKQGFSRVPIYDGERTNIVGLLFIKELALVDPEDAIPLKTLCRFYQRQCNFIFEDTTLDIVFKDFKEGHKGHMAFVQRINNTGDGDPFYETVGLVTLEDVIEELIQAEIVDETDVWIDNRSKRRRDKSRMLQDFSSFAVQYRVQATHKISPQLALSAFQFLSSSVDPFHPSWISENVLRRLVQQGPVIQFIRFNKTRQKYDPDCDSTPTDVNFIYQQGKPADYFVLILEGRVEVTVGKEKLVFESGPFSHFGSHALNLTTDGVAELDELGESTRPLVKCRRGNGTRAFSISEGGVISGGLAGQPSPLPQGTHQMFVSDYTVRAMTDVTYLRISRFLYQAARSATLLERAQMALGNSQLSIDSTNATVESSQFTSTSDSPDHRYSDASTENPSIDDHVRESFTCSDETASTKDRP, from the exons ATGGACTCTGTACGGTGTAAA GAAAGGTGGGAATACATCATGACTTGTATTCCGTCCACGGACATGGACACGGCTGGAACTGTTCTCACCGTGCTTCTCCTTTTGTTACTCAATTTTCCATTGGGCACAGAGTCGTTGGCTGTcacaag GAATCGATCGAGTCGTTCGGTTAGCAGGACGTCGTTGCTGTTGGATGAACCAACTCTTCAAGTGGCAACCAACAACGACGACGACTCTTTCGTTTACAAAGTTGTcgacagcagcagcagcgaaGCAACAACGCAACAACTGCCGTTGACAGCTTCTCGTCCACCGAATAATAGCAATTATTATTACTCGGTTCGTTCAGCTTTCATTGCTGGCCTTCGCGTCGAAGATGCGGACAAAGGAGTCTCTTATGATGCAAATGGAACTCCGATCGTTCAAGCTGGAAAACCG GTGACGGTGCGCTTATTTGGCGATGATTTCAATCAAGATTCGCAGTTCCGTTTCGTCGTGACGGCCCGTCAGAGAGGAGATGATTGCGATGATTTGCCATTCTTTGCCGCAGTCAATGTCACGAAGAATTCGCTGACGAGTTTCTCGGCCTTGATCGCTTTCCGTCTGCCCAGCTTATCGGGCCTTGTCCATTACGCGTCCGACAGCAATGAAACGGAAGAAGCGCCGGCGTTCTACGTCTGTTCTATGGCCATGGCATTTGACGGCCGGGTCCATTGGATTCATCAAGGCAAAGAGCCAGGAGTCAAATTGAGGACCTATGAAAAATTATTGCCTCTTTGGTTTCAAGTGCTTATCATTGCCGTTCTGCTGTCACTCTCGGGCCTATTCTCTGGCCTCAATCTcg GTTTGATGGCCCTAGATCGTACGGATTTGAAAATTTACGAAAACACGGGCTCTGACAACGAGAAGCGCTACGCACGGGCTATAACTCCCGTGAGGAATCACGGCAATTATTTGTTGTGTACCTTGTTGCTTGGTAACGTCTTGGTTAATTCTTCGTTGACGATCTTACTCGACGATTTGACATCGGGCATCATCGCCATTGTCGGATCGACGATGGGCATTGTCATCTTTGGTGAGATCGTTCCTCAGGCTATTTGCTCCCGTCACGGATTAGCCGTCGGAGCCCATACGGTTTGGATCACGAAATTTTTCATGCTGCTCACGTTCCCGTTATCGTATCCCATCTCTTTGATCCTGAACTTGATACTTGGCGAAGAGATTGGAGCCTACTACAATCGGGAAAGACTTAAAGAATTAATCAAG GTAACAAACGACTATCACGATctggagaaagaagaaatcaatatCATCTCTGGAGCTTTGGAACTGAGGAAGAAAACGGTGGGCAACATCATGACCCGACTGGATGATATTTTTATGCTCAACTACGAGTCTGTGCTGGATTTCGAAACGGTTTCAGAAATCTTGAAACAAG GTTTCTCTCGAGTGCCAATCTACGACGGGGAAAGGACCAACATCGTCGGCCTGTTGTTCATCAAGGAGCTGGCCCTAGTGGATCCTGAAGACGCAATTCCGTTGAAGACTCTGTGCAGGTTCTATCAGCGACAGTGCAACTTTATCTTCGAGGACACGACGCTCGACATCGTCTTCAAGGACTTCAAGGAGGGACATAAGGGGCACATGGCTTTTGTCCAGCGAATTAACAATACTGGAGATGGTGACCCTTTTTACGAAACGGTCGGATTGGTCACTCTGGAGGACGTCATCGAGGAACTCATTCAAG ctgAAATCGTCGACGAAACTGATGTCTGGA ttGACAACCGGAGCAAACGTCGGCGCGATAAAAGCAGAATGCTTCAAGACTTCAGCAGCTTCGCCGTGCAGTACCGGGTGCAGGCCACTCACAAAATCTCACCTCAATTGGCGTTGAGCGCCTTCCAGTTCCTCAGCTCGTCCGTCGATCCATTCCATCCCAGCTGGATCTCCGAGAACGTCCTACGCCGTTTAGTGCAGCAAGGCCCCGTCATCCAGTTCATCCGATTCAACAAAACGAGACAAAAGTACGATCCGGATTGTGACTCGACTCCGACGGACGTAAACTTCATTTATCAACAA ggtaaacCGGCCGACTACTTCGTATTGATCCTGGAGGGTCGTGTTGAAGTGACAGTCGGCAAGGAAAAACTCGTCTTCGAAAGCGGCCCATTCAGTCATTTCGGTTCGCACGCCCTAAATCTGACGACTGACGGAGTAGCCGAACTTGATGAACTTG GTGAGTCGACAAGGCCACTTGTCAAATGCAGGAGAGGCAATGGGACTCGAGCTTTTTCCATATCCGAAGGCGGAGTCATCAGCGGTGGCCTAGCTGGGCAGCCATCGCCTTTGCCGCAAGGAACTCATCAGATGTTCGTCTCTGATTACACGGTCCGTGCAATGACTGACGTCACATATTTGCGCATCAGCCGATTCCTCTACCAAGCAGCTCGAAGTGCCACTCTTTTAGAAAGGGCTCAAATGGCATTGGGCAACAGCCAACTCAGCATCGATAGCACCAACGCAACGGTAGAATCATCTCAATTTACCTCGACATCCGACTCGCCTGACCACCGCTATTCGGATGCTTCAACCGAGAATCCGAGCATCGACGATCATGTTCGAGAATCCTTCACGTGTTCTGACGAAACCGCTAGCACCAAAGATCGGCcgtaa
- the LOC130704035 gene encoding 5-hydroxytryptamine receptor 1-like has product MDSAGQWNVHLMTIGDTINNQTSYYSSDDGRTIGFATSMAAAMNYSLIETVLISAALLAIIVGTVVGNVLVCIAVCLVRRLRRPCNYLLVSLAVSDLCVALLVMPMALVYEVLGTWPFGARVCDTWVAFDVLSCTASILNLCMISVDRYWAITRPLDYGVKRTPARMIFCVALVWISSACISLPPLLVLGNEHGPISTNNSHPQLLDGDAFGQDMQCQVCQEFGYQIYATLGSFYIPLAVMAAVYYQIFQAAKRIVDEEKKAQSHLLMTRTSSCVKSVQEKSKSKALNAVQSSLLVHPYQTSVCNNAALVVVRRHSDQQLQTSNRRDNAVTDAALTNNEVWSKDTNGGHPVTWPDTASKAQTDNTTMSSDIPVTGTTINRSEGQQPPSKRRRSNQLTHRRASRVRLRFALNKERKASTTLGIIMSAFTLCWFPFFVLALVRPFMSHQTASMVIPQWLSSLFLWLGYANSFLNPVIYATTNKDFRLPFREILCLRCKSLNSVMREDFYQSQYGNNQQLMDTTANNNKSGLMAGQPSSPSSSSSISHPKVSGNRRRRRRCSTESVGIEQNNRKMGAPEEDDATDYGVMTAGHRESSSSATAFL; this is encoded by the exons ATGGATTCTGCTGGCCAATGGAACGTTCATCTCATGACGATTGGTGACACTATTAATAATCAAACGTCTTACTACAGCAGCGACGATGGACGAACCATTGGATTTGCCACCAGCATGGCAGCAGCCATGAATTACAGTTTAATTGAAACGGTGCTCATCAGCGCCGCCCTGCTGGCCATTATTGTCGGTACCGTCGTCGGCAATGTTCTCGTCTGCATCGCCGTCTGCCTAGTCCGACGCTT ACGACGGCCTTGCAACTACCTGCTGGTGTCGTTGGCCGTGTCGGACCTGTGCGTAGCTCTGCTGGTGATGCCGATGGCCCTCGTTTACGAAGTGCTGGGCACGTGGCCGTTCGGCGCCCGGGTCTGCGACACTTGGGTCGCCTTCGACGTCCTCTCGTGCACGGCGTCCATCCTCAACTTGTGCATGATCAGCGTCGATCGCTACTGGGCCATCACCCGGCCGTTGGACTACGGCGTGAAAAGGACGCCGGCCCGGATGATCTTCTGCGTCGCCCTCGTCTGGATCTCTTCGGCCTGCATCTCTTTGCCGCCGCTTCTCGTCCTGGGCAACGAGCACGGGCCCATATCCACCAACAACAGCCATCCTCAGCTGCTGGACGGAGATGCATTCGGACAAGACATGCAATGTCAAGTGTGTCAAGAATTTGGCTATCAAATCTACGCCACGTTGGGATCGTTTTACATCCCGTTGGCCGTCATGGCCGCCGTCTACTATCAGATATTCCAGGCAGCCAAACGCATCGTGGACGAAGAGAAGAAAGCGCAAAGCCATTTGCTGATGACACGGACCAGCAGCTGCGTTAAATCTGTCCAGGAGAAATCTAAATCGAAAGCGCTGAATGCAGTGCAGTCGTCTCTTCTGGTCCATCCGTATCAAACGAGCGTGTGCAACAATGCCGCTCTGGTCGTCGTGCGTCGTCATAGCGATCAACAACTGCAAACGTCAAACAGACGGGACAATGCAGTCACAGATGCAGCACTTACCAACAATGAAGTGTGGAGCAAGGACACGAACGGTGGCCATCCAGTCACCTGGCCAGACACAGCCAGTAAAGCACAAACGGACAATACAACAATGTCGTCGGACATTCCTGTGACGGGCACGACAATCAACCGAAGCGAAGGCCAGCAGCCACCGTCTAAACGCCGTCGCAGCAATCAGTTGACTCATCGTCGGGCAAGTCGAGTTCGTTTACGTTTCGCTCTCAACAAAGAACGCAAG GCGTCGACAACGTTGGGAATTATAATGAGCGCCTTCACGTTGTGCTGGTTCCCTTTCTTCGTGCTGGCCTTGGTCCGTCCGTTCATGAGCCACCAAACGGCCTCTATGGTGATTCCACAATGGCTTTCCTCTCTCTTCCTGTGGCTCGGCTACGCCAACAGCTTCCTTAATCCCGTCATCTACGCCACGACCAACAAGGATTTCCGACTGCCCTTCCGTGAAATCCTCTGCCTGCGATGCAAGTCACTCAACAGCGTCATGAGGGAGGATTTCTACCAGTCGCAGTACGGCAACAACCAACAACTGATGGACACGACGGCCAACAATAACAAGTCGGGATTGATGGCTGGACAGCCTTCGTCTCCATCATCTTCGTCATCGATTTCGCATCCGAAAGTGTCCGGCAATCGTCGCCGACGGCGTCGATGCTCCACCGAATCGGTTGGCATCGAGCAGAATAATCGGAAAATGGGCGCACCGGAAGAGGATGACGCAACAGATTACGGCGTCATGACCGCTGGCCATCGTGAAAGTTCATCATCGGCAACCGCCTTCCTCTGA
- the LOC130704033 gene encoding glutamate carboxypeptidase 2-like, with translation MNTKNLIIAFAIVYVTTGIAVGVGLYYAGYNADHSPAPKRDVFQELQDEISASKIDEYLKHLSSVPHLAGTEQDLQQAEWLGDNFQTSGLDRVVVVPYHVLLSYPNMTHPNKIYLFDDKGNANFTTSGKQTPLSQPEESSPLAAPNFNAYSGQTGEIESDGLVYVHYGQQEDYDYLKSVGIDVTGTIVLARYGASFRGNIVDLAQKQGAKGVLLYSDPKDFAQRGRNEVYPDSWWMPGMAVQSGTVYLANGDPLTPFYPAIESAYRIDESEALLPSIPVQPIGYDEAEVLLRAMNGPLAPEKWRGDLNTPYSLGPGFQYGSGWKIKMNMLTANKMVTTYNTIGMLYGEQESDRYVLVGNHRDAWVLGALDPSSGTACMLEMARAFGKMKQDYGWRPRRSLVFCSWGAEEYGLIGSYEWVEQHAKVLSHRAVAYLNVDIAVEGTYSLWGSGAPLMNKVYLESSKKVANPNATEVNEGRPTVFDTWVHRYPDANHPTKPRVGILGSGSDYTAFMHVLGVPSIDIRYTYEEEIGSYPLYHTLYETHHLLADIMDKGFVYHRAVTQLWTEVARNLLESVVLPMDLDWYATYLNESVVGIRNRYGAQLEANQATLTHFERAVGNFAVATRRFQDTSLAKLDPNDVLAVRRVNDQLMQLERHFIEPHGLPNRPEYNHIVFAPSSSDGYSSSSFSGLTDLLEAVGNETEVQRPKEWAQIKQHLSVIAFFIDAAGESLNDYL, from the exons ATGAATACCAAGAATTTAATAATTGCTTTTGCAATTGTTTACGTCACTACAGGAATCGCCGTag GCGTGGGGCTCTATTATGCCGGCTACAATGCCGATCATTCGCCTGCCCCAAAGCGAGACGTGTTCCAAGAATTACAGGACGAAATATCTGCCAGCAAAATAGACGAATACCTCAA acatTTGAGCAGTGTTCCCCATTTGGCTGGGACTGAGCAAGATTTGCAACAGGCGGAATGGCTTGGAGACAATTTTCAAACATCGGGACTGGATCGAGTCGTAGTTGTCCCATATCACGTCTTGCTCTCTTATCCCAACATGACGCACCCGAATAAGATTTATTTGTTTGACGATAAGGGCAACGCCAACTTTACCACGTCTGGCAAGCAAACGCCACTCAGCCAGCCAGAAGAAAGTTCTCCATTGGCAGCACCTAATTTCAACGCCTATTCGGGACAAACCGGTGAAATTGAATCTGATGGACTTGTCTACGTTCATTACGGACAACAAGAGGATTACGATTATCTGAAAAGCGTCGGTATCGATGTGACGGGCACAATTGTACTGGCTCGTTATGGCGCTTCATTCCGTGGCAATATC GTGGATTTGGCACAGAAACAAGGAGCTAAGGGTGTGTTGTTGTATTCAGATCCGAAAGATTTCGCCCAGCGAGGAAGGAATGAAGTCTATCCGGATTCGTGGTGGATGCCGGGCATGGCCGTCCAGTCCGGTACCGTTTATCTGGCCAACGGAGATCCCTTGACACCTTTCTATCCGGCCATTGAAAGTGCTTACCGCATAGACGAGTCGGAAGCTTTATTGCCGTCCATTCCTGTCCAGCCAATCGGATACGATGAAGCGGAAGTGTTGCTCAGAGCCATGAACGGTCCACTTGCTCCGGAGAAATGGCGTGGCGATCTCAACACTCCTTATTCACTCGGCCCAGGATTCCAGTACGGTTCCGGCTGGAAAATCAAGATGAACATGTTAACGGCCAACAAAATGGTGACCACTTACAACACGATCGGAATGTTGTACGGCGAACAAGAGTCAGATCGTTACGTTTTGGTGGGCAACCACCGCGACGCTTGGGTACTCGGCGCTCTGGACCCGTCCAGCGGAACAGCCTGCATGTTGGAAATGGCCAGAGCTTTtggcaaaatgaaacaagattACG GATGGAGGCCGAGAAGGAGTTTAGTGTTTTGCAGTTGGGGGGCAGAAGAGTACGGCCTAATCGGCTCATACGAGTGGGTCGAACAGCACGCCAAAGTGTTGAGCCACAGAGCTGTGGCTTATCTCAACGTCGACATTGCCGTCGAAG GTACTTATTCGCTGTGGGGATCCGGTGCTCCGCTGATGAACAAAGTTTATTTGGAGAGTTCCAAAAAGGTCGCCAATCCGAATGCTACAGAAGTGAACGAAGGACGTCCAACGGTGTTTGATACTTGGGTTCACCGTTACCCGGACGCCAATCACCCCACCAAACCCAg agtggGCATTTTAGGTAGCGGCAGCGATTACACGGCGTTTATGCACGTCTTGGGCGTGCCTTCCATTGACATCCGATACACTTACGAAGAG GAGATTGGATCTTATCCACTTTAC CATACGTTGTACGAGACGCATCATCTGCTGGCCGACATCATGGACAAGGGTTTCGTGTACCATCGGGCCGTCACACAACTCTGGACGGAGGTGGCTCGCAATTTACTCGAGTCTGTTGTCCTGCCCATGGACCTCGATTGGTACGCCACTTATCTAAACGAGAGCGTGGTCGGCATCAGGAATCGTTACGGTGCCCAGTTGGAGGCCAATCAAGCCACGTTGACTCATTTCGAACGGGCCGTTGGTAATTTTGCCGTAGCGACGCGCCGTTTCCAGGATACGTCACTCGCCAAACTTGATCCTAACGA TGTTTTGGCTGTACGACGAGTCAACGATCAGCTAATGCAACTGGAACGACATTTTATCGAACCACATGGACTACCTAATCGTCCCGAATACAa tCACATTGTGTTTGCTCCGAGTTCCAGCGATGGCTATTCGAGTAGCAGTTTCTCCGGATTGACGGATCTGCTCGAAGCCGTTGGTAACGAAACGGAAGTACAAAGACCAAAGGAATGGGCgcaaatcaaacagcatctgTCTGTAATCGCCTTCTTCATCGATGCGGCTGGCGAATCGTTGAACGATTACCTTTAA